In one Carassius carassius chromosome 12, fCarCar2.1, whole genome shotgun sequence genomic region, the following are encoded:
- the LOC132154387 gene encoding tripartite motif-containing protein 16-like: protein MAEARISVDQKEFMCSVCLDLLKDPVAIPCGHSYCKICITDCWDQENQKRVYSCPQCRQTFSPRPALATNTILAEVVEKLKKTRLSDDCEAVAGDVQCDVCTGRKYKAVKSCLVCLESYCQTHLERHEEFHSRKPHKVTEATGRLQEMICQKHEKLLEVFCRTDQKCICVLCTMDEHKNHDTVSAVAHRKEKQKQLKETQKTLQQRIQQREKDLQQLRETVESHKRSAQTAVEDSERIFTELILSIERSRSELIRLIRDQEKTAVSRAEGPLKRLEQEINDLRRRDAELEQLSHTQDHIQFLQSFQSLSAPPESTDVNDVLFSFLVSSDALRESVLQLRDKLEEFCKEELKKISDRVTFMNIVPRTRKDFLQYSHQFTLDLNTVNKHLRLSENNRVITDTNTVQSYPDHPDRFDVCRQVLCRESVCGRCYWEIEWSGCVCISVSYKSISRKGRGKECWFGSNDQSWSLICSSSRYSFIHNNIKTVLPVKSISRRIGVFVDHRAGTLSFYSVSDTMSLIHTVQTTFTQPLYPGFEVYKGSSVKLCR from the exons ATGGCAGAAGCCAGAATTTCGGTGGATCAGAAGGAGTTCATGTGTTCAGTGTGTCTGGATCTCCTGAAGGATCCAGTGGCTATTccctgtggacacagttactgcAAGATCTGTATTACAGACTGCTGGGATCAGGAGAATCAGAAGAGAGTCTACAGCTgtcctcagtgcagacagaccttcagtccAAGACCTGCTTTAGCTACAAACACTATCTTGGCTGAAgtggtggagaaactgaagaagacCAGACTCTCTGATGACTGTGAGGCTGTAGCTGGAGATGTGCAGTGTGACGTCTGTACTGGAAGAAAATACAAAGCCGTCAAGTCCTGTCTGGTGTGTCTGGAGTCTTACTGTCAAACTCATTTGGAGCGGCATGAGGAGTTTCATTCACGTAAACCACACAAAGTGACTGAAGCCACTGGACGACTGCAGGAGATGATCTGTCAGAAACATGAGAAGCTCCTTGAGGTTTTCTGTCGCACTGATCAGAAGTGTATATGTGTGCTTTGTACGATGGATGAACATAAAAACCACGACACTGTATCAGCTGTAGCACACAGGAAAGAGAAACAG AAGCAGCTGAAGGAGACGCAGAAGACGCTCCAGCAGAgaatccagcagagagagaaagatctccagcagctgagagagactgtggagtctcataag cgctctgcacagacagcagtggaggacagtgagaggatctttactgagctcatcctctccattgagagaagccgctctgagctgatacgactgatcagagatcaggaaaagactgcagtgagtcgagctgaaggaCCACTGAAGcgactggagcaggagatcaatgatctgaggaggagagacgctgagctggagcagctttcacacacacaggatcacaTCCAGTTCCTGCAG agtttccagtctctctcAGCACCTCCTGAATCTACAGACGTAAATGATGTTCTCTTCAGTTTTCTCGTCTCTTCTGATGCTCTGAGAGAATCTGTCCTTCAGCTGAGAGACAAACTGGAGGAGTTCTGCAAAGAGGAGCTCaagaagatctcagacagag TAACATTCATGAACATTGTTCCCAGAACCAGGAAGGACTTCCTACAAT ATTCCCATCAGTTCACTCTGGATCTGAACACAGTGAATAAACACCTCCGTCTGTCTGAGAACAACAGAGTGATTACTGACACTAACACAGTCCAgtcgtatcctgatcatccagacagatttgatgtgtgtcgtcaggtgttgtgtagagagagtgtgtgtggacgctgttactgggagattgagtggagtggatgtgtgtgtatatcagtgtcatataagagcatcagCAGGAAGGGACGAGGTAAAGAGTGTTGGTTTGGATCtaatgatcagtcctggagtttgATCTGCTCTTCCTCCAGATACTCATTCATACACAATAACATAAAGACTGTTCTCCCTGTGAAGTCCATCAGCAGGAGaataggagtgtttgtggatcacagagcaggaactctgtccttctacagcgtctctgacacaatgagcctcatccacacagtccagaccacattcactcagccgctcTATCCTGGGTTTGAGGTTTATAAAGGATCATCAGTGAAACTGTGTCGATGA